The proteins below come from a single Cannabis sativa cultivar Pink pepper isolate KNU-18-1 chromosome 3, ASM2916894v1, whole genome shotgun sequence genomic window:
- the LOC115708765 gene encoding heavy metal-associated isoprenylated plant protein 6, whose protein sequence is MGEQKEAAKNDGDKKPAAAAVAPDAGAKKDDGPVPIVLKLDLHCEGCVKKIKRAITKSFQGIDKVTGDIGANKLTVIGKVDPVAVKEKVEQKINKKVELVSPLPKKDAGGDKKPEEAKPAAEKKPAEEKKPAEVQKPKQSTVVLKIRLHCEGCIHKIKKIISKIKGVESVEIDGGKDLVTVKGTMDVKELSPYLQTKLKRSVDVVPPPAKKDDGAKAPAGDKKDAGAGDKKGKDAAPAPAGEEKKKEEKKEGGGEKKADGKAPAAAPVAEAPATIVNKMEYFGYGQPSAMYYEDPVSAHNRYVMEAHAHQAFVNDNYAANHGYPMNNGYGVPMDPYHAPQMFSDENPNACSVM, encoded by the exons ATGGGCGAG CAAAAGGAAGCCGCAAAGAATGACGGAGATAAAAAACCTGCCGCCGCCGCCGTTGCTCCTGATGCCGGCGCCAAGAAGGACGACGGACCAGTCCCCATCGTTCTGAAGCTTGATCTACATTGCGAGGGTTGCGTTAAGAAAATTAAACGAGCAATCACTAAGAGTTTCCAGG GTATTGATAAGGTGACTGGTGACATCGGTGCTAATAAACTGACCGTAATCGGGAAAGTGGATCCGGTAGCCGTTAAAGAGAAGGTGGAgcaaaaaatcaacaagaaagttGAGCTTGTCTCTCCTTTGCCGAAGAAAGATGCCGGAGGTGATAAGAAACCGGAAGAAGCTAAACCGGCGGCGGAAAAGAAACCCGCCGAGGAGAAGAAGCCTGCCGAAGTTCAAAAGCCAAAACAG AGTACGGTGGTTTTGAAGATCAGGTTGCATTGCGAGGGTtgcatacataaaataaagaaaattatctCCAAAATCAAAG GAGTTGAATCAGTAGAGATTGATGGTGGCAAAGATTTGGTTACCGTGAAGGGCACGATGGACGTGAAAGAGCTTTCTCCTTATCTCCAAACTAAGCTCAAGAGAAGCGTAGACGTGGTTCCTCCGCCGGCTAAGAAAGACGACGGTGCTAAGGCTCCCGCCGGTGATAAGAAAGACGCCGGTGCCGGTGATAAGAAGGGCAAAGATGCCGCACCTGCACCTGCCggtgaagaaaagaagaaggaagagaagAAAGAAGGAGGTGGGGAAAAGAAAGCCGATGGAAAAGCCCCAGCCGCCGCCCCGGTCGCCGAGGCTCCGGCTACGATTGTGAACAAGATGGAGTATTTTGGGTACGGTCAGCCATCGGCGATGTATTATGAGGATCCTGTTTCGGCTCACAACCGTTACGTTATGGAGGCCCACGCGCACCAGGCGTTCGTGAATGACAACTACGCAGCGAACCACGGTTATCCGATGAACAATGGCTACGGCGTTCCTATGGACCCTTACCACGCGCCTCAAATGTTCAGTGACGAAAATCCTAATGCATGTTCCGTAATGTGA